ACGGTGTGGGTTACCAGCTCGCGCGCTGGCTCGGCCACTCGATCGTGCCGACGGTGCCCGCGCTGACACCGCTCACCAGCGAAGAGCCGTGGTGCATGATGCTCAAGGGCTTGAGCGTCGATGCCGAGCTGACGTTGCGAGTGAACGACAAAGTCGAAGCGAAGACGCGCGGCTCGCTGCTGCTCACGCACTTTGGCTACTCGGGGCCAGCGGCACTCGATCTGTCGCGGCACTGGCTGCGCGCCGAGGGTCGCGGAGTCGTTACGGTGTCGCTGAGCGTCGCGCCGGGGGAGACGCGCGAGTCGCTGGAGAAGCAGTGGCTCGGGGCCTCGAAAGATCCGCGCCTGGCGGTGCGCCGCCATCTCGGCGTGTGGCTGCCTGACCGGCTGGTGGTGACGCTGTGCGCCGAGGCCGGCGTTGGTCCGTCGCTCAAGCTCACGCAGGTGCCGCGCGAGCGGCGCCGCGAGCTGATTGAGCTACTCGTGAGCCGCCCGCTGCGCATCTCGGGAACGCTCGGCTTCGAGAAGGCCGAAGTGACTGCGGGCGGCGTGCCGCTCGAGGAGGTCAATGCGAGCACGCTCGAGTCGCGGCGCTGCGCGGGGCTGTTCCTGTGCGGCGAGATCCTCGACGTCGAGGGCCGGCTTGGCGGATTCAACTTCCAGTG
The DNA window shown above is from Candidatus Sulfotelmatobacter sp. and carries:
- a CDS encoding NAD(P)/FAD-dependent oxidoreductase, whose translation is MSAGSVAVVGAGAAGLTAAIRAAESGAHVTLLNAHPKVGLKILMSGGTRCNVTHREVTAADYFGGSRNVVARILRAFTPDQTREWFESLGVALKLEDTGKYFPVTDDAQTVLDALLRECSRLGVELRAGARVVHIDVEGERSETERRVGEAPPNAVGRRFRLGIQHVKDAAVFSSKSTPVPDEFLDADAVILATGGLSFPRTGSDGVGYQLARWLGHSIVPTVPALTPLTSEEPWCMMLKGLSVDAELTLRVNDKVEAKTRGSLLLTHFGYSGPAALDLSRHWLRAEGRGVVTVSLSVAPGETRESLEKQWLGASKDPRLAVRRHLGVWLPDRLVVTLCAEAGVGPSLKLTQVPRERRRELIELLVSRPLRISGTLGFEKAEVTAGGVPLEEVNASTLESRRCAGLFLCGEILDVEGRLGGFNFQWAWSSGMVAGRAASM